In Streptomyces sp. TLI_146, the genomic stretch CCCTGTTGGCCGCGGTGGGCCCTATGGCCGAACTGCTCACCAGGGAGCAGGGCAAGCCCCTCACACACGCCCGGGCCGAAGTCGGCCTCGCGGCCGAGTGGTTCGCCCACACCGCGCGGTTGGAGCTCGCGCCGCAACGGCTGGTCGACGAGCCCGCCGCTCGCGTCGGCCTGGAGCGCGTGCCGCACGGAGTGGTCGCCGCCATCGCGCCCTCCAACTACCCGATTCTGCTGGCCGTCTGCAAGATCGCCCCCGCGCTGCTGGCCGGCAACACCGTGGTCCTCAAGCCTTCGCCGGACACGCCGATGTCCAGCCTGATGATGGGCCGGATCCTGGGCGAGGTCCTGCCCGCCGGTACGTTCGCGGTCGTGGACGGCGGCGCCGAGCTGGGGGCCCGGCTGACCGCCCACCCCGTGGTCCGGCTCGTCTCGTTCACCGGCTCGGTCGGCGCCGGACGGGCCATCGCCCGGCAGGCCGCGGCCGACCTCAAACGGGTCGTGCTGGAGCTCGGCGGCAATGACCCGGCCGTCGTCCTGCCCGGCACGGACGTCCTGCCCGTCGCGCGGGAGCTGTTCACCAGGGCCATGACCAACAGCGGACAGTTCTGCGCCGCGGTCAAGCGCGTCTACGCGCCCCGGGCCCAGTACCGCCAACTCGCCGAGGCCATGGCGGACATGGCGCGCTCGGCCGTCGTGGGCGACGGGCTCGACCCGGCCACCGAGTACGGTCCGCTCGTCAGCCGCGCCCAGCTGGACCGGGTCGCGGGCATGGTGGACGAGGCCGTGGGCTGCGGCGCCCGGGTCCTGGCCGGCGGCCATGTCCTGGACAGGGCAGGCCACTTCTATCCCCCCACCGTCGTCACCGACCTTCCGCCCGGCAGCCGCCTGGAAGAGGAGGAGCAGTTCGGCCCGGTGGTCCCCGTCATCCCCTACGACGACCCGGAGCAGGTGATCGCCCGGGCCAACGCCTCGCCCTATGGGCTGGGCTGCTCCCTGTGGGGCGACGAGGACCGGGCGCGGGCCCTGGCCGGGCGGCCGGAGTGCGGAACCGTATGGATCAACACCCACGGCGACCTGCGGCACGACGTGCCGTTCGGCGGTCACCGGCACTCGGGGATCGGCGTCGAGTACGGCGCATGGGGTCTGAACGAGTACACGCAGCTCAAGGTGCATCACATCGCGCTTCGCCAAGCAGATCGGGAGATGTCATGAGTGACAGCAGGCCGTTGGGCGTCGACGGAACGGAGGGAATCGACCTGACGGGAGTCAGTGTCTTCGTCGGCGGCCCCATCCAGCACGCGATCCGCGACGACGGCTTCCACCAGCCGCTGCGCAACACGATCGGCGACATCATCGAGGCCGTCTCGGTCGTCCACGGCACGGTGTTCTCGGCACATGTCGCAGAGAAGTTCGGTGTGGACACGCCGCTGTTCTCGCCCGATCAGGTCAGTGTGCGGGACTTCGGCTGGATGCGCCGCTGCGATGTGTTCGTACCGGTGCTTCCCGTGGACGCGGCCGGTGAGCTGATGCGCACCGACGGCACCCATGTCGAGCTCGGCTGGGCCTCCGCGCTGGGCAGGCCCATCGTCGTCGTCACCCCGATGCCGATGGCGGCCAACGCCAGTCATCTGCTGCGCGGGCTGCCCACCGTCGCCGACGTCACCGTCTTCGACCTGGCCGAGGCGCGCGCCAACCCCGTCGAACTGCTCCGGCTGCTGGAGAAGCTGGGCCGGGAGGCCGTGATGTCGAAGTGACGGCCACCAAGGACGCGCGAAGCACTCCCGAGGACGCCGA encodes the following:
- a CDS encoding aldehyde dehydrogenase family protein; protein product: MNVRTAGPVVTDPGGPGAAPYGPKPVENPALGEVFAQTPGCTPEQLDRVLGDAARAYPDWAATPLEARRERLLSCHRALLAAVGPMAELLTREQGKPLTHARAEVGLAAEWFAHTARLELAPQRLVDEPAARVGLERVPHGVVAAIAPSNYPILLAVCKIAPALLAGNTVVLKPSPDTPMSSLMMGRILGEVLPAGTFAVVDGGAELGARLTAHPVVRLVSFTGSVGAGRAIARQAAADLKRVVLELGGNDPAVVLPGTDVLPVARELFTRAMTNSGQFCAAVKRVYAPRAQYRQLAEAMADMARSAVVGDGLDPATEYGPLVSRAQLDRVAGMVDEAVGCGARVLAGGHVLDRAGHFYPPTVVTDLPPGSRLEEEEQFGPVVPVIPYDDPEQVIARANASPYGLGCSLWGDEDRARALAGRPECGTVWINTHGDLRHDVPFGGHRHSGIGVEYGAWGLNEYTQLKVHHIALRQADREMS
- a CDS encoding nucleoside 2-deoxyribosyltransferase; protein product: MSDSRPLGVDGTEGIDLTGVSVFVGGPIQHAIRDDGFHQPLRNTIGDIIEAVSVVHGTVFSAHVAEKFGVDTPLFSPDQVSVRDFGWMRRCDVFVPVLPVDAAGELMRTDGTHVELGWASALGRPIVVVTPMPMAANASHLLRGLPTVADVTVFDLAEARANPVELLRLLEKLGREAVMSK